Genomic window (Ostrea edulis chromosome 9, xbOstEdul1.1, whole genome shotgun sequence):
ATTGTCATATACAGTCCTTAATGTTTCCTGGTTCAGATACATTGTCATGTACAGTCCTTAATGTTTCCTGGTTCAGATACATTGTCATGTACAGTCCTTAATGTTTCCTGGTTCAGATACATTGTCATATACAGTCCTTAATGTTTCCTGGTTCAGATACATTGTCATGTACAGTCCTTAATGTTTCCTGGTTCAGATACATTGTCATGTACAGTCCCTAATGTTTCCTGgttcaggtacatgtacattgtcgTATACAGTCCTTAATGTTTCCTGGTTCAGATACATTGTCATATACAGTCCTTAATGTTTCCTGGTTCAGAGATAGAACAACTGTACTAACCCCTCCACAAAGAGTATTATCTGTGTTCAGGCACTTGGCAAACACATACATTTAGTTGTATGCTAATCTtgcattgttaattttgtttttctgtactctaaattttctaaatatacatctgtataaaTCCTTTTCCAAACTGCAGACACAATATAAAGTTGATGACTGGAAGTGTCAGCTGACAAGCTTAACCCTATTGGGCTCTGACACCTACTTACGACTATCACTAGTAAAAGTGTCTGTTGATTGTTATCGTTTCCAAGATATCGctagaaaatcggccatatttgaTTAATAGTAGTGATGTTTGCAAAAAATCTGATATTTTTCTAATAACtgtatttcataaaattttataacaattcctgaaaattttaagaaaattcatGGAACCATGTTAAGAAATTTTCtgaacaaaaaaataaataaataagggaAATATAATAAACAGTATGAAAACAGAAGGTCTTTTGATTGAAATGAACAGTACAGTCTTctaatacgggactttcgagatacggatccactctgacttttatcgcgcgtcaaacgtaattgtagggcatgtcacttccggattacaataacaactaagtaaacaagcatggaattcTTCAATTACTATCAAATTACTGTATTAAAAtgctattttttaaagaaaggaagcactacaaccatttataagaaaatgcatttgattaaattatgtgagttgGCGAGGAAAACAAATCTAgtgaatatcttgaggatatcggtaaaacatCACGTCTTCCATCCAAGGATTcgcgtctaaatgcgcctttttccttccatctaatttacacccaggtactaagcaccaatagtgaaTTGGATTGTCATTGTGGGACTGCGCATAactctttacggaccgtctgctagcgaaacaccatttgtaatgatgtcaactttgccctacaattgcttactatcacgtgaccgcggtgtataaacgtcaaatctAATAGGTCGTTCCgtcacatcccgaaagttccgtattgaaATGGAAGACCTTAATTAGGACTTTTTTTACGAGGTTTCTTGAATATATTACTTGTTTGCACAAAACATAGTTAATTgctactgaaaaaaaaaccaattgtatatgtgtatttattttgattacgCTGATTTTGAAATTCCAGATGCTGCAATTGCAGCAAActcataaaaatatatcaatattgatGCTGAAATGTATTATTATCAACACAATTCATGGTGAACAAAACGGCATTTCAACTGATGACAAAAACGCAGCTGACTTTGATTGGGACATGAACGCTGACCCAATTTTTACCTTAGCAAAGATAAATGTTGTGTGCGCACTCTGACAGTTTAAAAAGCAGTGATAACTTGATGTTTAAATACAATTATCAGACAATTCAAGGTATCCATTATGCAGTTGTTTAACAATAAATTCATCACTGACTGATGTACAAAACATTTGTGGATTTTTTGTTTCACTTGGAATTCACATTTTTCTGTTtagtaaaaattttaaattctagtgattcttcaattttttttttaatgaacaaGTTCCATATAACTGAAACATCACTattgataatataatgtttaacAAAATGCCTCCTgtttacaacaaagtggaaccAGATCAAAGTCAATAttaaggtcaaagattttggtgtcgatggaaaggtcttgccacaagaaatacacataccaaattaatataaaagttctacttcttatggtgtaaaatgtatgaccaaggttaaagttttttgccaaagacagacagatgaacagGCCAAAAACTATAATATGCCCCAAATTTTCAATTCCGGGGGTTGCATAAAAACGTTTCTGTGTTCTTCAACAACACACAACATGGTTTAAAATTCAGTGTGTCAAATTTCAATATAAATGCAAGTAGAATCAGTGATTGGTGCAGGTCCCCTGAATGATGTTGTATATAGAACCCACCATGCATTTATTGCAAGATAAACATGAGTCACTGGTCCTTACTTGTTCAGGGCTCATGTACAGAGTAGTTCCCACTTGAGAAGTGTGTTTACGGAATGGATTAGAATCGTAAGAGAATTCCTCCATCTCTTCATCTGTATGATCAGTCACCAGGCCAAAATCACCAATCTTGATCACTCCATCATAGGAAAAGAAAATGTTGGAAGGCTACAaaagaacaaaatattttcttgcAATTATGCTCTTagataatacaaatgtaaatgtatcttaaatatttgtaaTTAGTCAAACTTGAATATTTCTAATCtttttgaaatcatcaatatacTATTACAACTTCTGCTATAAAGTTTACAGAAATGCCTTTTATCTATTTTCTTGAATGTTACTACCTTGAGATCTCTGTGCATCAGTCCACTGTCATGTACATATTCCACTGCACTAACTATCTGACCAAACATATCCCAGATGGCCTCTGAACTCCGTGGCGCACTGGTGCTGGCACAAAGCCAGTCCTTCAGCGTTTCCCGCCGACAGAGCTGCATCTGGATGTACAGATAGGACTTCAGTGTGGCAGCACTGGACTTGTCCAACTTTCTGGCAGAGTGTGATCTTTGTTCTGATAAAGACAGGGTCTTGGGTCTATAATCCCCTGATTCACTTGGAATGTCTACAATATGTTTGTTATGGCTACTCTCAGTCTGAAAGACTATACCACCACTGCTGCTACTCTTACTACTTTTGTCTGCACAACCTGAGTCTTCAAACACTATACTAAAAgagtcattttcatcatctcCTGAATAATGTGTCAATTCAGAAAATGGTACTATATTGTTGGCGAAGCTACCACTGTCGTCGCTATCATCCAAACGAAATTCCACTTCTATTGAAGATGACTCTTCTTCTATCCTCTGTCCAAATACACGACGGGAACTGTCTGTTTTTTCCAGTGAAAGGTTTGCTTCGGTTACACTAAATTCTTGGCTTCCTCCAGCCCGTTCATTGGAGGTGATGACATAGCGATCGTCGTTAATGCCACCCCCAAATGGGTTATTGCTATCTTTTTTCTGTATGCCATTATCTAATACTATGTGAATGCTATCGGGTCCTTTCGAATCTTTAGGTATGAAATTGGTAGTGGAGTTGCATGGTGTTGGAATACTAGTGCACtcactgaaaataaaattaaaatgcagTAAACTGTATTATTATGATTCAATATTGGGCTATAGTCAAATTTAGCACATGACTGAAACATGTTGAATGTGGTAAAAATCAAGTGTGTACTGTTTAATACGATGGGGCATAATTAGGCAGTATATACATTAACTTTTTCTTACCATTTAGACCCATTAGCACTACTCTAGCATACTTTTATCAGCAATTGATACAGAATTTGAAAATCACAACTCCTGTCAATAATCAAATTAATCCACAAACACCAGGTGTAACACTGCTTGCACATGTATTTTCTACCAAAAGAATTGATCCTAGAAATCTCCAATTTATATCAAGAGATGAAGCGAATCTTCCAGAAAGGTGTCATAACTGACTTTGACCTTTCCAATGAATAGATTATTCTGAAGACTTTCCCTTTAAAAAATGCTGAGAATTTGTAATTTGACCTCTATTCCCCTGAGTTATATAGTTTGAAATTTACAGTAGTATCTGAGCTTCAATGCTGGCAATAATGATGACCTAAATGTGGTGTATATAAATTTGTGATCCCTACCTGTCAAACGCTTCCTGATCTCTATTTTCCTGCCATCCAACTGGCGGAGTTTCCTCCCATGCTTGGAAATACCGAACAATTCCAGGATGATCAAGTTTGGCTAGTGCTCGGACTTCTCTCTTCATTTTATTTCTAGACTGctcactgtaaaaaaaaaaatggagattTTAAGAGTCTTTTATAACTTTAATAGTATTTCATTTacttattacatatttttactatatttgCATTAGCATCAATTTCATGACATTTATTCGAATTATTTAGAAAGTTTTCAGGTAAACATGCAGTGACTTAATTGGCAAAACAGAGCAGTGAAAATGTGTTCCATAACTACGATTTATGTGGATATATTTCCTatatgagttatttcccttatATCACAATTTTTGCTCACTTTGTTGGCAGTGTAATCCTCTTGATGGCATAACAACACTCATCCACTTTATTTCTGGCCTCAAACACGATGCCAAACCCACCTTTACCAAGCACCTGTAACTGGTCAAAATCGGCCTTGTACCTGATGGGTAAAATAATTCCTAGCATTAGGAAAAAAACAGTATAACTAATTACTTGATGATATATGTGGCAAAAAAGTGTGAGCAGAACTAtgagaatatttttttattttaccttGACTCGTAAAGGTCACCTCTTTTTTCCACGTTGTCCAATTTTTCACTTGATAGAGTCCTGAGGCTCTCTGCACTCATTTCTTTTTCAACATTCTGCAAAAATACTTCTTTGTATTAAAATATTCCTCCCACATTAATAATTTTGTTAGTCAGCTTTCCATGTGTAAATGCAgacacacacatgtacaaaatgtaataacATGCACATACCATATGTTTCTTTTTGTATATTCTTCTGATCTTTAAGATGGTCAAATTCAGACAAACAGATGTCAGGATACTGATGGCTAATACTTCTTTCCTGAAATCCAAACAGATGTATTAAGGTGTGAGATCAAATGTTCCATGTCAGACAAATTACTAAATTCACAAAGTTTTCATCAAGACCACCACCCCCCCTCCCTGAAAACTAAATAAGATGAATGCTGATCCAAATGGACTTTCAAGTTTAAGTGCTAATGCTAATAACATACTCGTATgtcttttctactgtttattcacaaacaaaCTCACTGCAAAATAAATATCATGTGACGTCGGATGACAGAGACTCATAGGAGTttttacccccacccccttctccctcaactaattgaatttagattttgattTGACATTAAACTTTTGGAGATACACTGCACTCCCAATCTAACACAGCATCATGGTCTCTCttgaaattctaaatgtaaGGGGAAGTATACACACCAGTAGTACCACAAAGACATGTAAATCACGTTGGGCATACTCTCCGCAGTCTCGTTTAACGCATCACAGAAATTTGCAGGAAGTATAATGTCTGGGTACAAGTAATAACCATTATCTGaaatgtcaaaaaaaaaattacttatGTAATGtgcttatgtatataattccaTTGTTATTTACTACAAATGTTTTGattgaacaaaaataaaactaaatgagaatttacaccattaataaatccaaaaacgttATGtaacgcctgaaaacaaatattaaacataGTGCTgggaaactatttaaatttttgaaattgataatacaggaaacaaattggaattaaagaatcaaacattctttttgatgaatttattgataataaatgatgtgtaaactccggacattttcatcttatttagtttgtgagtaaaatgtcaaaaatttacacattgataaattcttcaaaaaaaatgtttaatcctatattaaTAACATCTTCATATTACACACTTAACTTCAGTACCATCCACTAAATGCATTTCCTTAATGAGCTAAAAAGGTTTAAGTAGATAATTACCAAATGGATAGTTTTCATGCCATACAGTAAGCCCTGTTTCGTCGTCTCTCGCTTCTCCATTGGCTATCAATGGCAGACTGCTGGGATCTCTACGATTTCCACGGAATGTAGGGGTCCTTGAAGGCgctaaaatttaaatataaattttgtatttacacaGATCAggaaaacattgataattttcTTATTAATATTAAGGTAACGTTTTATCTTATAAAAGTATAGATAGTGTACTTATTTCCATTTAGTAGatttaaaactaataaattatcaaataaaataaataggtCATTGCACTTTTTCAGATGTGAGACATACATAAATAGAATCATATATAAACGTCAAGAAAACTGCAATTTTCCATTTACAGTGTAATCAAAATTTCGCAGAAACTGGTCATAATGATATAATAGTATTGATagcaatttcatgaaactgtttctttacataaaagtacaaaatgtctgtgaaaaataaagaaaatctattgcataatggacttgataaagaaatcaataaaaacagagttattgcccttgaattcaatattttgaaacattgaatttattcaaatataaaattttgttttgaaatattttataattaacaagatattttacaataactatcggaaaagacccCAATAacatttatgttcctatcaagcataaaattgattaaaccattgattttgcaaaatttgatgacatcacaggacgGTGCAATTACTTTAAAGACATTATTTGGGatatatgacccccccccctttctaaaCACTTACCAGTGTTAATAAGTGGTTTCCAAGCAACCCTAGGAACACGAAGGACATTGCCACGGGAATGGTGAGCTGCATTCATGACATTCTCCTGCATGTGCATGGAGGGCTGTACATAGAGCTGACTCTGATGCATACCTGTAAACAAAAGCAATGGATAAAAACTAATTCACATAAATGATAATAACTCATTTAATTAAAGTgccaggcctggatttctcaaaaagaACTGAACTGAAGTCGAAACTTGGatttaagtctgagattttactcaaattttgactgctcatatagaagaaaactcaaacttaagtttgagattttttcgaga
Coding sequences:
- the LOC125658434 gene encoding eukaryotic translation initiation factor 2-alpha kinase 3-like — its product is MVSMGRRNRRWRAVAWFFVTSLGALLYSIKCSNATSDSLYNSDHSHEHGDEAKRFVTNADGGTCSRPSKQKFLILVSTLDGRLSALDVLDNGRLHWTVSNDPRPLLSSSISNLDISQNGVRKRLIPSLDGTLYQYDGESIEAIPMTADALLSSSFKVSDRTMMVGGKDISSFGMDPVTGKLRYFCTAEGCKVLESGDLNDQDMLVVTKSMQTVRSVDPRNGIEKWNFSVGNHQIEMLPGDQKLHDATPLEEKEDIGIKACPNDETPEALDTEDSIKIIVPEGMVVALNPENPDVVDWKHKFDSPVAKAWILRNGVLKSISVFDNKHIPALSGFENTKEAAASQPLLYVGMHQSQLYVQPSMHMQENVMNAAHHSRGNVLRVPRVAWKPLINTAPSRTPTFRGNRRDPSSLPLIANGEARDDETGLTVWHENYPFDNGYYLYPDIILPANFCDALNETAESMPNVIYMSLWYYWKEVLAISILTSVCLNLTILKIRRIYKKKHMNVEKEMSAESLRTLSSEKLDNVEKRGDLYESRYKADFDQLQVLGKGGFGIVFEARNKVDECCYAIKRITLPTNEQSRNKMKREVRALAKLDHPGIVRYFQAWEETPPVGWQENRDQEAFDSECTSIPTPCNSTTNFIPKDSKGPDSIHIVLDNGIQKKDSNNPFGGGINDDRYVITSNERAGGSQEFSVTEANLSLEKTDSSRRVFGQRIEEESSSIEVEFRLDDSDDSGSFANNIVPFSELTHYSGDDENDSFSIVFEDSGCADKSSKSSSSGGIVFQTESSHNKHIVDIPSESGDYRPKTLSLSEQRSHSARKLDKSSAATLKSYLYIQMQLCRRETLKDWLCASTSAPRSSEAIWDMFGQIVSAVEYVHDSGLMHRDLKPSNIFFSYDGVIKIGDFGLVTDHTDEEMEEFSYDSNPFRKHTSQVGTTLYMSPEQMTGKPYGQKVDIFSLGMILFEMLYSFSTQMERVRTLMEIKKRIFPDEFTKSHEEYKFVEWLLSFEPLQRPTAAEILNSELLEKFRAQHLPKLNRDRTISSSSSGSLPHE